A genomic region of Photobacterium swingsii contains the following coding sequences:
- the ppsA gene encoding phosphoenolpyruvate synthase: MNDVDKVGGKNASLGEMVANLANAGVKVPNGYATTSFAFNTFLEADGLNDRIYQLLDKLDVEDVNALKAAGETIRGWVHDAPFPADLEEDIRRCYAELGEGDEMLSVAVRSSATAEDLPDASFAGQQETFLNVRGIDSVIEAVKHVFASLFNDRAISYRVHQGFEHQGVALSAGIQRMVRSDKASSGVMFTLDTESGFDQVVFITSSWGLGEMVVQGAVNPDEFYVHKPTLAAGNPAVVRRTIGSKMIKMVYAEGEELGTQVDIIDTSAEERTKFSLTDAEIEELAKQALIIEKHYGRPMDIEWAKDGVTGELLIVQARPETVRSRDDQNVMERFHLNAQGQAIIEGRAIGQRIGTGVVRVVTSLDQMDQVQDGDVLVADMTDPDWEPVMKKASAIVTNRGGRTCHAAIIARELGIPAVVGCGKATEQLHDGQHVTVSCAQGETGFIYEGELDFEVRRSEVDSLPDLPLKVMMNVGNPDRAFDFACIPNEGVGLARLEFIINKMIGIHPKALLNYDQQSDELKADIDRRIAGYESPVEFYIQKLTEGISTLASAFWPKRVIVRMSDFKSNEYRNLVGGVNFEPTEENPMLGFRGASRYVSEQFQDCFALECEAIKRVRNKMGLKNVEIMIPFVRTVSEAASVIDLLAKFDLRRGEEGLKVIMMCELPSNAILAEDFLKYFDGFSIGSNDMTQLTLGLDRDSGEIAHMFDERNDAVKAMLSMAIKAANKAGKYVGICGQGPSDHEDLANWLMEQGIDSVSLNPDTVVETWLHLGKQDA; this comes from the coding sequence ATGAATGACGTTGACAAAGTAGGTGGAAAGAACGCATCACTCGGCGAGATGGTTGCTAATTTAGCAAACGCTGGTGTGAAGGTACCCAATGGTTATGCAACAACATCGTTTGCTTTTAATACTTTCTTAGAAGCTGATGGGTTGAATGATCGTATCTATCAGTTACTTGATAAGTTGGATGTTGAAGATGTAAACGCGCTGAAAGCGGCTGGTGAGACAATTCGTGGCTGGGTTCACGATGCGCCATTCCCTGCTGATTTAGAGGAAGATATTCGTCGGTGCTACGCTGAACTTGGCGAAGGTGACGAGATGCTATCTGTAGCGGTGCGCTCATCTGCAACAGCAGAAGATTTACCGGATGCTTCATTTGCAGGTCAACAAGAAACCTTCCTAAACGTACGTGGTATTGATTCTGTCATTGAAGCGGTTAAGCATGTATTTGCGTCTTTGTTTAACGACCGTGCAATTTCATACCGTGTACACCAAGGCTTTGAACATCAAGGTGTTGCACTCTCTGCAGGTATTCAGCGCATGGTACGTTCAGACAAAGCATCGTCAGGTGTTATGTTCACACTGGATACTGAATCTGGCTTCGACCAAGTTGTATTTATTACCTCTTCTTGGGGCCTGGGTGAAATGGTTGTTCAGGGTGCTGTTAACCCTGATGAGTTTTACGTTCATAAGCCAACCTTAGCGGCTGGAAATCCTGCTGTTGTGCGTCGTACCATTGGGTCAAAAATGATCAAAATGGTGTATGCCGAGGGTGAAGAGCTTGGTACGCAGGTTGACATTATCGATACGTCAGCAGAAGAACGTACTAAGTTCTCCTTGACGGATGCAGAAATTGAAGAGCTAGCAAAACAAGCATTGATCATCGAAAAACACTACGGTCGTCCGATGGACATCGAGTGGGCGAAAGATGGTGTGACTGGCGAACTATTGATTGTTCAGGCTCGTCCTGAAACAGTGCGATCTCGTGATGATCAAAATGTGATGGAGCGTTTTCACTTAAATGCTCAAGGACAAGCCATTATTGAAGGTCGCGCAATCGGCCAGCGTATTGGTACGGGTGTTGTTCGTGTCGTTACTAGCCTAGATCAAATGGATCAGGTTCAAGATGGTGACGTGTTAGTCGCTGACATGACAGACCCAGATTGGGAACCTGTGATGAAAAAAGCGTCGGCTATCGTCACAAACCGTGGTGGCCGTACTTGTCATGCTGCAATCATTGCACGTGAGTTAGGTATTCCTGCTGTGGTTGGCTGTGGTAAAGCCACCGAACAATTGCACGATGGTCAGCATGTAACGGTTTCTTGTGCGCAAGGTGAAACCGGCTTCATTTATGAAGGTGAGTTAGATTTCGAAGTTCGTCGCTCTGAAGTTGATTCATTACCTGACCTTCCTTTGAAAGTTATGATGAACGTGGGTAACCCGGACCGTGCTTTTGATTTCGCTTGTATTCCAAACGAAGGGGTTGGGCTTGCTCGTTTAGAGTTCATCATTAATAAAATGATCGGTATTCACCCGAAAGCTTTATTGAATTACGATCAGCAGTCTGATGAATTAAAAGCCGATATTGATCGCCGTATTGCGGGTTATGAAAGCCCTGTTGAGTTTTACATTCAAAAACTGACAGAAGGTATTTCAACTCTAGCTTCTGCATTCTGGCCAAAACGCGTTATTGTTCGTATGTCTGACTTCAAGTCAAACGAATATCGTAACTTGGTGGGTGGCGTTAACTTCGAACCTACAGAAGAAAACCCAATGCTTGGCTTCCGAGGTGCTTCGCGTTATGTCTCTGAACAATTCCAAGACTGTTTTGCTTTAGAGTGTGAAGCAATCAAGCGTGTTCGTAATAAGATGGGTCTGAAAAACGTTGAAATTATGATCCCATTCGTCCGCACAGTGAGCGAAGCCGCTTCGGTAATTGACCTACTGGCGAAGTTTGATCTACGCCGTGGTGAAGAAGGCCTTAAAGTCATCATGATGTGTGAGCTACCTTCTAACGCTATCTTGGCGGAAGATTTCTTGAAGTACTTTGATGGCTTCTCGATTGGCTCAAATGACATGACACAGCTTACGCTTGGTCTTGATCGAGATTCTGGTGAAATCGCCCACATGTTTGATGAGCGTAATGATGCTGTGAAAGCCATGCTTTCTATGGCGATCAAAGCAGCAAACAAGGCGGGCAAATACGTAGGTATTTGCGGGCAAGGGCCATCAGACCATGAGGACTTAGCGAACTGGTTAATGGAGCAGGGGATTGATTCTGTTTCGTTAAACCCTGATACCGTTGTTGAAACATGGCTACATCTAGGTAAGCAAGATGCTTAA
- the ppsR gene encoding posphoenolpyruvate synthetase regulatory kinase/phosphorylase PpsR, whose amino-acid sequence MQRKTQFRDVFYVSDGTAITSETLGHAVLGQFPLETKQMTLPFVETTERAEYVKNLIEQAGKNSGVQPIVFYSVVVPEVKSILEQSNALLYDVLNVLVEPLRQDLNLEPAPKLQRSHSINKDAASYMDRIAAIEYTLAHDDGISLNNLDQADIILLGVSRCGKTPTSLYLAMQFGIRAVNYPFIAEDMKRLKLPQAIEPYRYKTFGLTIDPERLQTIRHERMADSEYASQRQCETELGKVESMFRREAIPYLNTSSLSVEEISTRLLELSGLKRRMC is encoded by the coding sequence ATGCAGCGCAAAACTCAATTTCGTGACGTATTTTACGTTTCTGACGGTACTGCAATCACATCTGAGACCCTTGGACACGCTGTTTTAGGTCAATTTCCGCTAGAAACAAAGCAAATGACATTGCCATTTGTTGAAACGACGGAACGCGCAGAATACGTAAAAAACCTTATAGAACAAGCAGGTAAAAACTCTGGCGTACAACCTATTGTCTTTTATTCTGTGGTTGTTCCTGAAGTAAAGTCAATTTTAGAGCAAAGCAACGCATTACTTTATGATGTATTGAATGTACTTGTTGAACCACTACGCCAAGACCTAAACCTTGAGCCAGCGCCCAAATTACAACGCTCACATAGCATCAATAAAGACGCTGCTAGTTACATGGATCGTATCGCGGCTATCGAATATACCCTTGCTCATGACGATGGTATCTCACTGAATAATCTTGATCAGGCAGATATTATCCTGTTAGGTGTCTCTCGCTGCGGAAAAACACCTACAAGTTTATATCTTGCCATGCAATTTGGTATTAGGGCTGTCAACTACCCTTTCATTGCCGAGGACATGAAACGACTTAAACTTCCACAAGCTATTGAACCATATAGGTATAAAACCTTTGGTTTAACAATCGATCCAGAACGATTACAGACGATTCGCCATGAGCGTATGGCTGACAGTGAGTACGCTAGCCAGCGTCAATGTGAAACCGAGCTTGGGAAAGTGGAATCTATGTTTCGCCGTGAAGCTATCCCCTATCTGAATACCAGCTCACTCTCAGTGGAAGAAATTTCGACTCGATTACTTGAGTTAAGCGGTTTAAAACGCCGTATGTGCTGA